AGCACCGGAAAATTTTGTCGCAGCCAATAAGCCGTAAGCAGGTGGATATTGGCATGTAAATCTTGCTTGTCGGGCCGATGCGTATAAGCGTTATCGCCGTGAATGCGCTGGGCAGTCAGTTCATCTAGCAACACATAACCCGGAACCGTCCCCCAAGCGACATATTTGAGATAATCATCACTGGTAATCCGAATCACTTCCGGCATCGGCAACATTGCCGTTAACAGCGATCGCCGAAAACAAAGCGCCGACGTCGCTGTGCCCGAAAACGGCAAATGGCCACTGAGTTTACCCTGTTGCACCTTCGTACTAATGTCATAGCGTCCAGACGGACCCTGATAGATTTCCGCCACATGGGTTTTACCCGTGACATCGACCATTTCCAAGGGATGAAAACACCATTCCACCGTGGCATCAGCCGTAAACACCTCGACAATTCGCGCCACCTTATCCGGCTTAAACCAATCATCAGCATCCAGAAAACAAATCAGTTCGCCCTGACTTGCCGCAAACCCACAATTGAATGCCGAGGCCTGTCCCCCATTCTCCTTTTGCACCACTTGTACACGATCGGCATAGGTGGCCAGCACCGCTGCTGAATCGTCAGTGGAACCGTCATCAACAACAATTACCTCTACGGGTGAATACGTTTGATTCAACGCGCTGTCAATCGCTTCCGCCAGATAGCGACCATAGTTATAGTTGTTAATTAAAATGCTAACAAGCGGTTGAGCCACTGATCTTCCCTCCACGGATACTCACGATATATTCCTTCAACTTTTTGTGGGTTGCCGGTAGAAACGCCACAATCGCCAGGCCGAAGCAAGTCCACCAGCCCAATTGGTAGACAAATAAGGCCGCCGCAAATCCGCCCCACCAAATAAACGGCAACCCATAATTGGGCGACCCAACGGACTTGACCAAGAAGTGATGAATAATCACATAGCTGCCGATCGCCACCAACTCTGCCCAGCCATAACCAATAAAGCCATAGCGAGGCAGTAGAAATAGCGCCGCCCCCCCAAATAACAGCACATGCCCCAGATGAAACAGCGTCACCGCCCAGTTATGCTTCAATACGTAGAGCGCCGACGAATGCATATTAAATAGCGCGTTAGTCAGATTGCCGCAGGCAATAAACGGAAATACGGCGACGACCGGAATCCACTTCGGACCGAACAATTGCGGCATCAACCAGGGGGCAACCCACGCAAAGGCAACAACCAATGGCCCCAACGCCAGCACTTGCAATCCCATCCCCTCATTCACAGCCCGAATCAAGCGACCCCGATCACCTTGGAATTTCGCTAAGGCCGACAGCGCAATTCGCCAAGTCGCCGTTTTCACAAAGCCCAGAACTTCCGCTAAGCGAATCGCTAACGCCACATAACCGACTGCCTCCGCACCAGCGAAGCGCCCAACTAACAGCGGATTCACCAAGGCCCGCGCACACCAAACCCAAGTTGAAGCAGAATAACTCACACCATAGGTCAGCATTTCCTTAATTAAGGCTGGCTCCCAACAAAGCTGTGGGCGATAGCGCGAGGCCCAATAAAACAATACGAGCCCTTGGATTTGTTGCACCCACCAAGCAATCACGGCCGACCAAACACCATAACCCTGGAACGCTAACGTTAACGCCACAACGTAATAAATCAATTGGTCCGCTAATTCGATAAACGCGACACGCTGGTAATCGAGTCGCCGCTCTAACAAGGCTGTTGGTACTTGGGCCAAAAAGACAATCGGCAAAGCCAGAAACATCATCCGGGCGACTTGGGCAAAACCCTCAATCTTCATCCATTGCTGTAGCAATGGCATCCCAATCCAGGCACAAACGACTCCCAACACACTCAGCAACAGTAATAAGGTGAAAGCCTGATGATGCGTCCGAGCCGATTCCTCACCTTCGTGACGCACAATATAAACTTCAATCCCCATTTGGAAAACCGTTTGAACGTACCAAAAAACGCCAAACGTACCTGCATAGAGACCATAATTTTCTGGCCCAATTAACCGGGTTAGCAAAAGCACGCCACCTAAACTGATAGCCATGCCAATCCCTTGGCGAAGGGCAAGATAAAACCCGCCACTCATTACCTGTTGCTTTAAGTTCATACCCGGTCCGTAGATTGAAAAACAGCTCTGTCGAATCGTGATTGATGCACCGTCATGAGGCTTTCTCGTGGGAAAAATCCAGCATTTCCATAATCGGCTGGCGCTGAATCTGCCCCGGCGTCAGGGAACGAGCCATCCCATACAATTCCTGCAATACGCGATGATATTGCTTCACATCCAAGGGTTCGACTTTCGCCCGCGCAGCCTGCCCCATTTGCAACCGCTGTGCTTCATCCGTAAGTAAGGTATGCAGTGCCGCGGCAATTGCATCAACATCACCGGGTTCCACTAAGAAACCCTGCTGCTGCTGGGTGACCATTTCGGGAATTCCCCCCACCGGGGTCACAATCACCGGCAAGCCCCAAGCCATTGCCTCAAGCATGGCAACGGGTAAGCCTTCATTATGGGATGGCAGTAGAAAAATATCCGACTGACTCAGAAGTTGATCGCGCATATCAGCATCGATCCAACCGAGTAATTCAATACAGTGTTGCAACTGATATTGCTCAATCAAATCAGCCGCTTGGGCCACCTCACCGTCACCGGCCAATCGCAGCTGCAGCCGCTGCTGCAGTGCGATCGGCAACTGAGCGACGGCCTTAATCACATCAAATGCACCTTTACGATGGCCCACACGCCCCAAGAAAATCAATTGCAGCTTTGCCGCTTGGGGGCGTCGCGGTAACACCGATGGCACCTTCACCGGATTGAGCAAGACCACCACACGATTGGGGTCAAGCCGGCAGCGCTCAATATAGTACTGTCGCCAACTATCGGACAGCGCAATCAGGACCGCACAACGTCGCAAGGTAAGCGCCACAAACCAACGGATCAAGCGCGGCAAGGCCTCAAAAAAAACGTGAAACTCACAGCCGTGAGTATGCATAATCACCGGCTTACGAAATAGCTGCGCTAACCAAACCAGGACGATCGCCCGCAGGACACTGCCTCGTTCCGAGACATGGACATGGACAACATTCACGGGCTGCCCAATCAGCGCCAACAAAAACTGCCACAAACCACGCCAAAAAACGACCAGACGACGATAAATTGTCCCTTCTTCATGCAGCGCAATATGCCGAATCTGCAACTGCGCGGCAGGATGATTAACAATTAAATTCTCGACGGTCGCCATTCCACCTTGCTGACGCAGGCTAGGGCCAAGCATTACAACACAGAGATTATCCATAATGGGTCAAACAGGTGTGCAAATTTACATCGCTTCAACGATTCAGAAATAACGTGAGTGGTAGCACATCGCCTAGTACATCACGCATTGACAAATCAATAATTCGACAATCAGATGAGACCGCATCATGCGTCGCATTTATTAAGTCAATGGACGAACTACATCTAGAATCAGTTGTATTACCAAAATATCGTCGTGCGATATAAAATCAGTAATCACTACAACTCTGACTAGCAGGAACTAACAACCACAATCTTGCAGAGATCAGCACATTTCCATGTCCGACACTTAAAACTGATCATTTCCGGGATGCATTACTGCACGTCAGCCAGGCAATTGCACGATTGACGCAGATCAGCTAATAACGTCTACAGCCGACACATCAGGCATCCGGAGAGCCGCTTGAACTTTACGGCTTCTACAAACCAACGGCTGAAATGCGGCAAAACCTTGAATTTTTAATTTGTGTTGCACACCGTAAAAACACGTTTTTGCATTATTCCCTCGCTTCTCTACTTAAGGGAATATACCGATAGACTGAAAAGCGTAGATGGGTAATTGAGCGCAACATCAAGTAGCACGCAATCGACTGATAATGTGGATCAATTTAATTGGGGCAACAACGTATGGCGCAGGACTATCGCCAAACCCAACCGATAAATTACTGGGAATTCCGGCAAGTCGTGTCGATCGGGAATCCAGCCTCTATAATGGGATATACACAGTAGTAATGCTGTGCACTAGCAACTTACTTTGTTAGCGACTGCGGGGCTGTCACGGTTTCGACAGGTTGGCGAACGTTGCACTGTGATACAGGTCGAGAGTGAGTCCACTCTCGTAAATCAAGGCTCAAAACAAATAGATGCAAACAACATCGTTTCCTTTGCTCGTAAGTCGGCACCTGTTGCTGCTTAAAAAACCTAAACTCTAGGTCCGAGCGCCACCAAGCTGACTCCGTTAAAGTTTGCTGGCATTAACCCCAACGGATGCGCTGAGGGAATTTTCTCTGATTACAACTCAGCTAAGACTTAATTAGAGCATCCTACCAGTTGGGATAATAACTGGATCCTGTTCTGAGGGTTAGAAGAACTAAGCCTGTGAATGAATAGTGCATTAATACCCAATTTGGACACGGGTTCGACTCCCGTCAGCTCCATTAAAATACCAATTGTGCTTCTGGAGAGATTGACTCCTTCAATCTCTCCAGAAGCCGATAGCCGGACTTGTGCTCACAAGTCCGGCTTATTTTTTCGCATCCGTATTAATCGGAGCATCCGATGTGACACATCCGCTAATCAAAAAATCGGATTGCGTCTGACCCGCCACGTTGAAAATACGGGAAATTGCAAAATCTCAAAAAAAAGTTCGAGAAAACTGAGTTTTTTTTCGTGTTTTCAGTAGTTTCCCTGAAAGCGCTTCACCGAAGGACTTTCGACCAGACTCTCCAACTTTCAACAATCTTTCCACAAGGCAAGATCGGCAAATCACACCAAAATGCACAACTTTCCAACAGATTCATTTGAATTCTCCACAGGTTATTCACACCTTTTTTATACGTAGGAAAATTGATACATTTTCGCCCCGTGGATCTACCATCTCTATTCTGAGAAACCTGTGGCAGAATCAGGCCACATCCGCAGCAAGCAGTCGTTATAACGCCTGATGTATCGAGGATGCAGCATGATCTACCGGGAAACCGGTCTCACCTGATTGAATGAGCTTAGTGACTATGAATTCTTCTGTTTGTTTGTTGGCCGAATTACCTGAATCGTTGCATGGGGCTTTGAAGACTTACCTTGATCGTCACCCCGAGTGGGATCAGGACCGAGCGATCGCTGCGGCACTGTCTCTATTCCTGATGCAAAATAACAGCGATGGCAACGCCGCTCGGGTTTACCTCGATACGTTATTTACTGAAGCCGTTTAATGTCGAACCGGAATTGACTGCAGCGCGCCATGGTATTTGGGCAGCGAATATGTCGCCGTTGCACAACATTACGAATTGCAACGGGTCTATAGCCGCAGGCTTCGTCATGATTCTTTAATGAGTGATAGATCTTGCAATTCACCCTTTAGAATATGGCCTATCTCTGGTTTAAGTCTTTTCATATTGTGGCCTTCGTATCCTGGTTTGCGGGCCTATTTTATATGCCGCGCCTGTTTGTCTATCATGCTGAAGCAAATGAGCAGCCAGAAGCCGTCGGCAAAGTACTGAAGCAACAGTACGAAATCATGGAAAAACGGCTATACAGCATTATCATGACACCGGCCATGGTGGTGACCGTGCTGATGGCAATTGGCATGCTGAGCATCGCCCCTGATTTGCTCAAGGAAACTTGGCTCCAGGTAAAAATCGGGTTAGTTGCAATTTTGATGATTTATCACTTTTACTGCAAGCGCATTATGAAGCGGTTTGCAGCGGGTGAGACACCATTTACAGGACAACAATTTCGCTGGCTGAATGAGTTCCCGACCTTCCTTCTAGTTGTGGTCGTGATGCTGGCGATTTTCAAGAACAATATTCCGCGCGACGCCACAGGCTATGTTGTAGTAGCAATGGCGGTCGCTTTTGCTGCGAGCATTCAGCTCTATGCACGCAAACGGCGTCTCGCCAGGGAGCAAGCGGAAAAAGATGCGCTCGCAACAGC
The DNA window shown above is from Romeriopsis navalis LEGE 11480 and carries:
- a CDS encoding glycosyltransferase family 2 protein — translated: MAQPLVSILINNYNYGRYLAEAIDSALNQTYSPVEVIVVDDGSTDDSAAVLATYADRVQVVQKENGGQASAFNCGFAASQGELICFLDADDWFKPDKVARIVEVFTADATVEWCFHPLEMVDVTGKTHVAEIYQGPSGRYDISTKVQQGKLSGHLPFSGTATSALCFRRSLLTAMLPMPEVIRITSDDYLKYVAWGTVPGYVLLDELTAQRIHGDNAYTHRPDKQDLHANIHLLTAYWLRQNFPVLSPFANKLFAAGIHLYQGFQRAKLLDQPLMQQYLQRTSRRERWAIRLRALYYRYKSV
- a CDS encoding oligosaccharide flippase family protein, giving the protein MNLKQQVMSGGFYLALRQGIGMAISLGGVLLLTRLIGPENYGLYAGTFGVFWYVQTVFQMGIEVYIVRHEGEESARTHHQAFTLLLLLSVLGVVCAWIGMPLLQQWMKIEGFAQVARMMFLALPIVFLAQVPTALLERRLDYQRVAFIELADQLIYYVVALTLAFQGYGVWSAVIAWWVQQIQGLVLFYWASRYRPQLCWEPALIKEMLTYGVSYSASTWVWCARALVNPLLVGRFAGAEAVGYVALAIRLAEVLGFVKTATWRIALSALAKFQGDRGRLIRAVNEGMGLQVLALGPLVVAFAWVAPWLMPQLFGPKWIPVVAVFPFIACGNLTNALFNMHSSALYVLKHNWAVTLFHLGHVLLFGGAALFLLPRYGFIGYGWAELVAIGSYVIIHHFLVKSVGSPNYGLPFIWWGGFAAALFVYQLGWWTCFGLAIVAFLPATHKKLKEYIVSIRGGKISGSTAC
- a CDS encoding glycosyltransferase family 4 protein — translated: MDNLCVVMLGPSLRQQGGMATVENLIVNHPAAQLQIRHIALHEEGTIYRRLVVFWRGLWQFLLALIGQPVNVVHVHVSERGSVLRAIVLVWLAQLFRKPVIMHTHGCEFHVFFEALPRLIRWFVALTLRRCAVLIALSDSWRQYYIERCRLDPNRVVVLLNPVKVPSVLPRRPQAAKLQLIFLGRVGHRKGAFDVIKAVAQLPIALQQRLQLRLAGDGEVAQAADLIEQYQLQHCIELLGWIDADMRDQLLSQSDIFLLPSHNEGLPVAMLEAMAWGLPVIVTPVGGIPEMVTQQQQGFLVEPGDVDAIAAALHTLLTDEAQRLQMGQAARAKVEPLDVKQYHRVLQELYGMARSLTPGQIQRQPIMEMLDFSHEKAS
- a CDS encoding DUF2811 domain-containing protein; translated protein: MNSSVCLLAELPESLHGALKTYLDRHPEWDQDRAIAAALSLFLMQNNSDGNAARVYLDTLFTEAV
- the hemJ gene encoding protoporphyrinogen oxidase HemJ yields the protein MAYLWFKSFHIVAFVSWFAGLFYMPRLFVYHAEANEQPEAVGKVLKQQYEIMEKRLYSIIMTPAMVVTVLMAIGMLSIAPDLLKETWLQVKIGLVAILMIYHFYCKRIMKRFAAGETPFTGQQFRWLNEFPTFLLVVVVMLAIFKNNIPRDATGYVVVAMAVAFAASIQLYARKRRLAREQAEKDALATAATSEA